One Arthrobacter sp. B3I4 genomic window, ACCGCACTGCTGGGCATGGACCGGGACCAGTTCACCCGCGTGGTGATGTTGCCGCAGGGCGACTTTGCCGCCTTCCTGCGCTCCAAGGCCGCCGACCGGCTCGCGCTGCTGCAAAGCCTTTTCGGCACCCAGCGTTTCGAAGCGGTGGAACAGGAATTGGTCCGGCGCGCGGTGGCAGCCCGGGCAGAGGTGGAAACCCTTAATAAGGAACTCGCGTTGCTGCTGGTCCAGGCGGAGGCTGAAGCAGCCAACCTGGGTGTCGAAGTGGAACCAGCGGCCGACAACGACGCTCCCGATCAGCTGTTGGCCCGGCTGCAGGCAGCCGCCGCGGCCACGGCGGTTGACCGCCAGGTTGCAGCGGCGGACTCCGACGGCGTGCGGGCAGGGCTGGCCGGTCAGCTCGAGGCAACGAAGGCCCGCGCTGCGCGGCAGGCGAAACTTGCGGCGGCCCTTCAGCGCCGCGCGGACACCGAAGCCGCGGCAGCGGAGCTGCAGGAGAAAGCCGGACGGCTTGAGCAGCACCGCAAGGCCGAAGTGCTCGGAGGTCAGCTTCAGGCGGTGGACAGCGCGGAGGCCGCCGAGGAACGTGCGGCCGCTGCTGCTGTTACCGCCGCGGGTGAGTTGCGGGCGGCCGTTCCCGCGGATCCGGAACTGGCCGCGCTCCCGGAGCTGCTGGCCGCTGCCGACGGCGGGGCGGGCGGGGCGCCGTCGTCCGGTCCGCTTTTTGAGGGCATGGCGTTGCGTGGCGGGCTGGAACGGCTGCGGTCACTGCGGGCGGTGCTGGAGCAACGGCTGCCGGACGAGGAACGTCTCGCCGAACTGGTTGGCCGGGCCGATGACCTGCAGCAGCGGCTGGACGGGCTGCACGAGACCACCCGTTCCGGTGCAGCGCGGCTCGAGGCCTTGCGCACCGAATCCCTGGAACTCGAGGCTGCGCTGGCGCCGCTCGAGGAACTCGCCTCCGAACTCCAGCTCAGGACGAAGGAAGCCGCTGCCGCGGCAGAGCTGGTCGGCATTGTGCGGCGCCATGGCTCGGCAACGGAGGACTGTGCGCGGATCGCGGAACGGCACCGCCTCGCCCGCGAGAAGTCTCTTAACTGCCGGCAGAGCTGGCTGGACCTGAGGGAGGAACGGCTCGCCAATGCGGCCGCGGAACTCGCGGCCCAGCTGCTCCCGGAGAGCCCGTGTCCGGTCTGCGGCAGCCCGGAGCACCCGGCGCCCGCCCCGGCGATGGCGTCCGCCCTCACCCTTGCTGACGCGGAGAAGGCAGCCCAGGCCGACACCGAGGCGGCCGAGGCTGCGCTCTCGGAGCTGGAACGTGAGCTGGGTGAAGCCCGTCAGCTCCTCGCCGTCCTGACAGCGCAGGGCGGCGACACCGCGCCCGGGACAGCCGGCAATGACGCCGCAGTGGCGAAGGAACGGGCCGCGGAGGCCAAGCGCGCCACCGCCGAACTCACACTCAAGCGGGCCAGGCGAACCGAGCTGGCGGAGGACGCCGAGGCCGTCGAGCGAGCCCAGGGAGCCGCCGCTGCGCAGCTGGCCGAGACCGGTTCCAGCCTCAGCGCCGTCCGCGCGCAGGCAGAGGCCCTCGACGCGGCCCTGACCGGACTGCGTTCCGGCCACGCCACCCTCGGTGACCGGCTCGCGGCCGTAGGGCGGAGCACGTCACTGCTGGAGCGCGCCGAAGCGGCCGCCGGCGATCTTGAAGCGGCCAGGTCCCGGACCGCGGAGGCGCGCGGCCAGCTGGAGCAGGCCCTTCCCGCGGCCGGCTTCGGCTCTGCGGCTGCGGCCCGTTCCGTGCTGCTCCCGGCCCGCGACGCAGCCGGGCTGGAAGCGGCCGTCCGCGCCGGCCAGGACGAGGCGGCGCGGCTCGAGGAACTTTTTGCCGGTGACGAACTCCGGCTGGCCGAACGGGAGCTCACGGAGGACGGCCCGGTCGACCCTGCCCTGCTCGACGAGCTTGGCGTCGAATTTGCCGCGGCCGAAGCGTCCGCGCGGGAAGCTGCCCTGACCGCCGGACTGGCGCAGAACTCGGTCCGGACCCTCGCCGGGATCAGCTCCCGGTTTACGGAGCTGGCCGACGCCGGCCGGGAGCCCCGGGAGCGTGCCGCCTTGTGGACAGCGGTTGCCGAGGCGGCCCGCGGCGGCGGCGACAACCTCTACCGCATGAGCCTTAACAGCTATGTGCTCGCGGCCCGGCTGGAGCAGGTGGCCGAAGCGGCGTCGGAACGGCTGATCGGTATGAGCGACGGCCGGTACACCCTGCAACACACCGACGCGAAGGCCTCCCGCGGCCAGAAATCCGGGCTGGGCCTGGAAGTCGTGGACCTCTGGACCGGCCAGCACCGCGACACAGCCACCTTGTCCGGGGGAGAGTCGTTCATGGCCTCGCTCGCACTGGCGCTCGGCCTCGCCGACGTGGTGCAGATGGAGTCCGGCGGCGTGGACATTGAGACTCTCTTCGTGGATGAGGGATTTGGCAGTCTGGATGAGCAGTCCCTCGAGCAGGTCATGGACGCTCTCGAAGGGCTCCGCGACGGCGGCCGGGTGGTCGGCCTCGTGAGCCACGTGGCGGAGATGAAACAACGGATCACCACCCAGCTCCAGGTGGTCAAGGGCCGCAACGGCTCAACCCTGCACATCTCCGACGCCGCCCAGGCCTGAGACCGGCCGGGCCGGCTGCGCCTGAGGGCGAGCGGGTCGGCCGCCCAGGCCTGAGGGCGGCAGGTGCCCTCCTCCGCACCGCCCGCGGCGGAGGGGCTCGGTTATAATCGAAGGGTTAC contains:
- a CDS encoding SMC family ATPase — translated: MRIQRLEISAFGPFAGTECIDFDRLSTHGLFLLNGATGAGKTSVLDAICFALYGSVPGARQDGKRLRSDHADAAAEPRVTCEFSAQGRHFEVSRTPAWNKPSTRGKNGFTEQKANTLLRERVDGEWVEKSGRNDEAGAEITALLGMDRDQFTRVVMLPQGDFAAFLRSKAADRLALLQSLFGTQRFEAVEQELVRRAVAARAEVETLNKELALLLVQAEAEAANLGVEVEPAADNDAPDQLLARLQAAAAATAVDRQVAAADSDGVRAGLAGQLEATKARAARQAKLAAALQRRADTEAAAAELQEKAGRLEQHRKAEVLGGQLQAVDSAEAAEERAAAAAVTAAGELRAAVPADPELAALPELLAAADGGAGGAPSSGPLFEGMALRGGLERLRSLRAVLEQRLPDEERLAELVGRADDLQQRLDGLHETTRSGAARLEALRTESLELEAALAPLEELASELQLRTKEAAAAAELVGIVRRHGSATEDCARIAERHRLAREKSLNCRQSWLDLREERLANAAAELAAQLLPESPCPVCGSPEHPAPAPAMASALTLADAEKAAQADTEAAEAALSELERELGEARQLLAVLTAQGGDTAPGTAGNDAAVAKERAAEAKRATAELTLKRARRTELAEDAEAVERAQGAAAAQLAETGSSLSAVRAQAEALDAALTGLRSGHATLGDRLAAVGRSTSLLERAEAAAGDLEAARSRTAEARGQLEQALPAAGFGSAAAARSVLLPARDAAGLEAAVRAGQDEAARLEELFAGDELRLAERELTEDGPVDPALLDELGVEFAAAEASAREAALTAGLAQNSVRTLAGISSRFTELADAGREPRERAALWTAVAEAARGGGDNLYRMSLNSYVLAARLEQVAEAASERLIGMSDGRYTLQHTDAKASRGQKSGLGLEVVDLWTGQHRDTATLSGGESFMASLALALGLADVVQMESGGVDIETLFVDEGFGSLDEQSLEQVMDALEGLRDGGRVVGLVSHVAEMKQRITTQLQVVKGRNGSTLHISDAAQA